A DNA window from Aureibacter tunicatorum contains the following coding sequences:
- a CDS encoding helix-turn-helix domain-containing protein, protein MNKKILEKFGDSENCPIRNILDRIGDKWSMLVLLLLNEEKVLRFNEMHKYIGTISQKMLSVTLKSLESDGLVQRTVYPQVPPKVEYQLTERGLSLIPHLQKIAEWAKQNFSAITKSRDEFAKVS, encoded by the coding sequence ATGAATAAAAAAATTCTTGAAAAATTTGGCGATTCTGAAAATTGCCCGATCAGAAATATATTGGATAGAATAGGAGACAAGTGGTCAATGCTTGTATTACTGCTTCTCAACGAAGAAAAAGTTCTTCGATTCAATGAAATGCATAAATACATAGGCACAATATCACAAAAAATGCTATCAGTGACTTTAAAATCTTTGGAAAGCGATGGACTTGTGCAAAGAACCGTTTATCCTCAAGTGCCACCCAAAGTGGAATACCAACTGACTGAACGAGGCTTATCTTTGATTCCTCACTTGCAAAAGATCGCGGAATGGGCTAAGCAAAATTTTTCAGCTATAACTAAGTCCAGAGATGAATTTGCGAAAGTATCATAG